In Ferroplasma sp., a single window of DNA contains:
- a CDS encoding cyclase family protein — translation MNRNRSENQDKKLYNTDSDLSSRFGHDDQRGNLNYIDSRKVLEALKIPQTGKVYRMSHELFNGMADRPTHGPYFFDILLRPCDGGFTEKYDNRYGPSLGRLEMSDHTGTHLDALSHMAYDGKFFNNVPVREVITNTGYKKMGIENAGPIVTRGIMIDAAGYAGTDLLDGGTPIEVSDVQKFLKDNNISPEPGDAMFFHTGASVLFSKPEEYDKFYDSAPGIGFRLARYMDEIGISLTGSDTPSSEVVPPEAKNTRLPVHQYLIAKAGIHIIDNLSLHRLAKDRIYKFMFICSPVPFMGATASPVSPVAII, via the coding sequence ATGAATAGAAACAGATCCGAAAATCAGGATAAAAAGCTATACAACACAGATTCTGATTTATCCTCCAGGTTTGGGCATGATGATCAGAGGGGCAACCTTAATTATATAGATAGCCGGAAGGTGTTAGAAGCACTGAAAATCCCTCAAACTGGGAAGGTGTACAGAATGTCACATGAGTTATTTAACGGCATGGCAGACCGGCCAACACATGGTCCTTATTTTTTTGATATTTTACTTCGCCCTTGCGATGGTGGATTCACTGAAAAATATGATAACAGGTACGGCCCATCACTTGGTAGGCTTGAAATGTCAGACCACACTGGAACACACCTTGATGCCCTTTCTCATATGGCATACGACGGCAAATTCTTCAATAATGTCCCTGTAAGGGAGGTTATTACCAATACTGGATATAAGAAGATGGGCATAGAAAATGCCGGGCCCATTGTAACAAGGGGAATTATGATTGATGCTGCTGGATATGCAGGTACGGACCTCCTTGATGGTGGGACCCCTATAGAGGTATCTGATGTTCAGAAATTTTTGAAGGATAACAATATCAGCCCTGAACCGGGCGATGCAATGTTCTTCCACACCGGTGCATCGGTGTTATTCTCCAAACCTGAGGAATACGATAAATTCTATGATTCGGCTCCAGGAATAGGATTCCGGCTTGCGAGATATATGGATGAAATCGGAATTTCACTTACAGGCAGCGATACCCCATCATCTGAAGTTGTTCCACCAGAGGCGAAAAATACAAGGCTTCCGGTCCATCAGTACCTGATAGCAAAGGCAGGTATACACATAATAGATAATTTGAGCCTGCACAGATTGGCGAAAGACAGGATTTACAAGTTTATGTTCATATGTTCACCGGTGCCATTTATGGGTGCCACTGCATCTCCTGTTTCTCCGGTCGCCATAATTTGA
- the hppD gene encoding 4-hydroxyphenylpyruvate dioxygenase: MYSDNELFKKINHIEFYVSSGKTWSYFMQNGLGLNLKAYSGLETGNRERSSFLLNRGDINLVFTSSLKPDSDINKSVSEHGDGVRDISLEVDDLDFTKKHLESKNVKVSAIREERDENGKIRKAVTKTYGDTTHTLIEKGDYRGFLPGYREVESNVKDTGIYKVDHVVGNVYEGEMDQWVNYYIKNMNFSQLITFDDKMIRTDYSALRSKVVKYNDNIVFPLNEPAKGLKKSQIEEYLDYYNSQGVQHIALKTDNIIDTVSRLKDNGIQFLDTPASYYDHLTERVGDVDEDIEKLKKLNILVDRDEDGYLLQIFTKPLTDRPTVFFEIIERKGAKSFGAGNFKALFESIEREQAQRGNL; this comes from the coding sequence ATGTACAGCGACAATGAACTCTTTAAGAAGATTAACCATATTGAGTTTTATGTTAGCAGTGGGAAAACGTGGTCATATTTCATGCAGAATGGTCTTGGATTGAATTTAAAGGCATATTCTGGGCTTGAAACAGGAAACAGGGAAAGATCTTCATTCCTGCTGAACCGTGGTGATATAAATCTTGTATTTACCAGTTCACTGAAGCCAGACTCTGACATAAATAAATCTGTAAGTGAGCATGGAGACGGTGTACGGGACATCTCCCTTGAGGTTGATGATCTGGATTTTACCAAAAAGCATCTTGAATCAAAGAATGTGAAGGTTTCTGCAATAAGAGAAGAAAGGGATGAAAATGGTAAAATAAGGAAGGCAGTAACAAAGACCTATGGAGATACAACACATACCCTTATAGAAAAGGGAGATTACAGGGGTTTCCTTCCAGGATACAGGGAGGTGGAATCAAATGTAAAGGATACCGGAATCTATAAAGTTGACCACGTTGTTGGCAATGTTTACGAGGGTGAGATGGACCAGTGGGTTAATTATTACATAAAAAATATGAATTTTAGCCAGCTCATCACATTTGATGACAAGATGATACGAACGGATTATTCAGCTTTGAGGTCCAAGGTTGTAAAGTATAACGATAACATAGTATTCCCCCTGAATGAACCTGCAAAGGGCTTAAAAAAATCACAGATTGAGGAATATCTTGATTATTACAATTCACAGGGAGTACAGCACATTGCACTGAAGACAGACAATATTATTGATACAGTCTCAAGGCTAAAGGACAACGGGATACAGTTCCTGGATACACCGGCATCCTATTATGACCATCTTACAGAAAGGGTTGGGGATGTCGATGAGGATATTGAAAAATTGAAAAAGCTCAATATACTGGTTGACCGGGATGAGGACGGATATTTACTCCAGATTTTCACAAAGCCACTGACAGACAGGCCGACAGTATTCTTTGAGATAATAGAAAGGAAGGGTGCAAAATCTTTTGGTGCGGGAAACTTTAAGGCTCTGTTTGAGTCTATAGAAAGGGAACAGGCACAGAGAGGGAACCTATGA
- a CDS encoding glycosyltransferase family 2 protein, with product MSNDDGVYISVIVSDYDRRKYIIDALESVLNQSLSQEYYEIILVKNFEDETIDRYALEHGVRSILSRDSTLSGKIYEGTSNAKGNVICFLDDDDMFYKNKLEIVYNKFKNRKHLVYLHNGFSAIDVDGHGIVYENANPDFNMSSISVSSGIIKMDMLKKVSKSIDTLMYLYALESGKDIEMESRPLTYYRVSENSVTHSFNNVQTFTDFSIKSLNQILESYMQMEQMFKSRRALAILRHRKIFTRVRIKLFGGRGPGIGDYFRLMITPTTESRAYEFKVVISSIMLKNYAIKKLYENEIRKKELA from the coding sequence ATGAGTAATGATGATGGCGTATATATCTCTGTGATAGTTTCAGATTATGACAGGAGGAAATATATTATAGATGCATTGGAATCTGTTCTAAATCAGTCACTTTCCCAGGAATATTATGAAATTATACTGGTCAAAAATTTTGAGGATGAAACAATAGATAGATATGCACTGGAACATGGTGTCAGGTCCATACTGAGCAGGGACAGCACATTATCAGGCAAGATATACGAGGGGACATCAAATGCAAAAGGAAATGTCATATGTTTCCTGGATGATGATGATATGTTCTATAAAAATAAGCTGGAGATTGTATATAATAAATTTAAAAACAGAAAACATTTGGTATATTTACATAATGGTTTTTCTGCAATTGATGTGGATGGTCACGGCATAGTTTATGAAAATGCAAATCCTGATTTTAATATGTCTTCAATCTCAGTAAGTTCAGGAATAATAAAAATGGATATGCTAAAAAAAGTTTCCAAAAGCATTGATACCCTGATGTATCTTTATGCCCTGGAATCTGGAAAGGATATAGAAATGGAAAGTAGGCCCCTAACCTACTACAGGGTATCGGAAAACAGTGTAACCCATTCTTTTAACAATGTTCAAACATTTACAGATTTTTCCATTAAATCTCTCAACCAGATACTGGAATCATATATGCAGATGGAACAAATGTTTAAATCCAGAAGGGCCCTTGCAATTTTAAGACACAGGAAAATATTCACCAGGGTAAGGATAAAACTTTTTGGTGGGCGTGGCCCAGGAATCGGAGATTATTTCCGGCTTATGATAACACCAACCACAGAATCCAGGGCATATGAATTCAAGGTAGTAATTTCATCAATTATGCTGAAAAATTATGCTATCAAAAAACTTTATGAAAATGAGATAAGGAAAAAGGAACTTGCCTAA
- a CDS encoding acetoacetate--CoA ligase, whose protein sequence is MDTRNSILWRPDERYIEDSIMYRFSQYITEKTGKNLMEYSKLWEWSVNNIDNFWAFLAEFFDINIGKYDYTLRGENVNATWFAGSRLNYANYVYRNRNLNKIAVIGYNEYGEELRITYSELWRRVSSLAYYFLEHGIGAGDRICAYIGNTPEAVISFLASASIGAIWSSCSPDFGVKGVIERFTQIDPSVFIVSPEYSYNGKKYERGENSSEILKALPGVKLAISTGNKEISGFINMGDVPDNSREFVPVPVDFSHPLWILYSSGTTGKPKAIVHGHGGIVLEHFKVLGLHMNISRDSIFTWATTTGWMMWNVLASGLLMGSTIVMYDGSLNYPDISILWKIADRFKITHLGVSAAYIESVMKQGYFPGEKHQLEKLEFIGSTGSPLSEEAFDFVYAHIKNRVWLSSLSGGTDLCSAICLGSPTLPVYSGMIQCRGLGAMVESLDENGNPLLCRKGELAIMKPMPNMPVFFWNDPGKKRYYESYYSFFPGVWRHGDFISIHKNGNIVIYGRSDAVLNRNGIRIGTGEIYSALESTECIRNSIVIGYRNRKNVYRIALFVQLKDNMKMDKKLEEKIRRQIREDLSPRHVPDIIMAVPEIPETLNGKKIEVPLTRIIEGESPNTVINRESLKNPASLDYFVQIRKSLV, encoded by the coding sequence ATGGATACCAGAAATAGTATTCTCTGGAGGCCAGATGAGCGATATATAGAAGATTCAATAATGTACCGTTTCTCACAGTATATAACTGAGAAAACAGGCAAAAATTTAATGGAATACAGCAAACTCTGGGAATGGTCTGTAAACAATATAGATAATTTCTGGGCTTTCCTGGCAGAATTTTTTGATATTAACATTGGAAAATATGATTACACACTCAGAGGTGAAAATGTAAATGCCACATGGTTTGCCGGGTCCAGATTGAATTATGCAAACTATGTTTACAGGAACAGAAATCTGAATAAAATTGCAGTTATAGGGTATAACGAGTATGGTGAGGAATTGAGGATTACTTATAGTGAACTATGGAGAAGGGTTTCTTCACTGGCTTATTACTTTTTGGAGCATGGAATCGGTGCAGGAGACCGGATTTGTGCATACATAGGCAATACACCGGAAGCTGTAATCTCTTTCCTGGCGTCAGCTTCCATAGGTGCTATATGGTCATCATGCTCACCAGACTTTGGTGTCAAAGGGGTCATTGAACGATTCACTCAGATCGATCCATCTGTTTTTATTGTATCACCGGAGTATTCATACAACGGTAAAAAATATGAAAGAGGTGAAAATTCATCGGAAATCCTGAAAGCCCTTCCAGGCGTGAAACTTGCTATTTCAACAGGAAATAAAGAAATAAGCGGTTTTATAAATATGGGTGATGTACCGGATAATAGCAGGGAGTTTGTGCCTGTTCCTGTTGATTTTTCACATCCACTCTGGATACTGTATTCGTCAGGTACAACCGGGAAACCCAAGGCAATAGTACATGGGCATGGTGGTATTGTACTGGAACATTTTAAGGTTCTTGGGCTTCATATGAATATCTCCCGTGATAGCATTTTTACGTGGGCAACAACAACAGGCTGGATGATGTGGAATGTACTGGCCAGTGGCCTTCTTATGGGTTCAACAATTGTTATGTATGATGGGAGCCTCAATTATCCGGACATTTCAATACTCTGGAAAATAGCTGATAGATTTAAAATCACCCATCTTGGTGTCAGTGCTGCATACATAGAATCTGTAATGAAGCAGGGATATTTTCCAGGCGAAAAACACCAGCTTGAAAAACTCGAATTTATAGGTTCCACAGGAAGCCCATTATCTGAAGAGGCATTTGATTTTGTATATGCACATATAAAAAACAGAGTCTGGCTCTCCTCACTCAGTGGTGGAACAGACCTATGCTCTGCAATCTGTCTTGGGTCCCCAACGCTTCCTGTTTATTCCGGCATGATTCAGTGCAGGGGTCTGGGTGCCATGGTCGAATCACTGGATGAAAACGGAAATCCTCTACTGTGCAGAAAGGGAGAACTGGCAATCATGAAACCCATGCCGAATATGCCTGTTTTTTTCTGGAACGACCCCGGGAAAAAGCGGTATTATGAAAGTTATTACAGTTTTTTTCCAGGTGTATGGAGGCATGGAGATTTTATCTCCATACATAAAAATGGGAATATTGTAATATATGGCAGGTCGGATGCAGTGCTGAACCGCAACGGCATAAGGATAGGAACGGGCGAAATATATTCTGCCCTTGAAAGCACGGAATGCATCAGAAATTCAATAGTAATTGGATACAGAAACAGAAAAAACGTTTACAGGATTGCCCTCTTTGTTCAGCTCAAGGACAACATGAAAATGGATAAGAAACTTGAGGAGAAAATCAGAAGACAAATCAGGGAAGATCTCTCACCCAGGCATGTACCGGATATTATTATGGCTGTTCCTGAAATACCGGAAACGTTGAATGGAAAGAAAATAGAGGTTCCGCTTACAAGGATAATAGAGGGTGAGTCCCCAAATACTGTTATCAATAGAGAATCACTGAAAAACCCAGCATCACTGGATTATTTTGTGCAAATAAGGAAGTCCCTGGTATAG